From a single Solanum dulcamara chromosome 4, daSolDulc1.2, whole genome shotgun sequence genomic region:
- the LOC129887483 gene encoding vesicle transport protein GOT1-like, with translation MVSFEMNDRKKIGLGLTGFGVFFSFLGIIFFFDKGLIAMGNIFFFSGVALTIGLKSSLQFFMKRSNYKGTASFGAGFFFVVIGWPILGMILEAYGFIVLFSGFWPTLSVFLQKIPILGWIFQQPFVRSFFDRYRGKRVPV, from the exons ATGGTTTCCTTCGAAATGAATGATCGGAAAA AGATTGGGCTAGGGTTGACTGGATTTGGAGTGTTTTTCTCATTCTTGGGGATTATTTTCTTCTTCGATAAGGGACTAATTGCCATGGGAAAC ATCTTCTTCTTCTCAGGGGTGGCACTAACCATTGGTCTCAAGTCATCGTTGCAATTTTTTATGAAACGCAGCAACTATAAG GGAACAGCTTCATTTGGTGCTGGATTTTTCTTTGTTGTCATTGGTTGGCCTATATTAGGAATGATTCTCGAGGCTTATGGATTCATTGTACTCTTCAG CGGTTTCTGGCCAACACTATCAGTATTCCTGCAAAAGATACCTATTCTAGGATGGATTTTCCAGCAGCCTTTTGTCAGATCG TTCTTTGACCGCTACCGTGGAAAACGAGTCCCTGTATAA
- the LOC129885041 gene encoding feruloyl CoA ortho-hydroxylase F6H1-3-like, protein MAPALSTISINSNTWDVKSFVVNEGHGVKGLADMGIQTLPKQYIQPLEERITSSDIVVADELSIPVIDLSNWNDTKVDNMICNAAEKWGFFQIVNHGIPMQVFENVKDATHKFFALPAQEKSKYSKDYSCTNNVRFGTSFTPQAEKALEWKDYLSLFYVSDEEASALWPPACRDEALQFMKKTELVIKRLMKSLMKGLNVKEVDEDRESLLMGSKRINLNYYPKCPNPELTVGVGRHSDVSTLTILLQDSIGGLYVKKLGSDTWLPVPPVDGALVINIGDALQILSNDRYKSIEHRVIANGDNNRVSVPIFVNPKPNDVIGPLQEVLESGEKPVYKQVLYSDYVKHFFRKAHDGKDTVDFAKI, encoded by the exons ATGGCTCCAGCATTGTCAACAATCTCGATTAATTCCAACACATGGGATGTCAAAAGTTTTGTTGTAAATGAAGGGCATGGAGTGAAAGGTCTTGCAGACATGGGCATTCAAACACTTCCTAAGCAATACATTCAACCTCTCGAAGAACGAATTACTTCGAGTGATATAGTGGTGGCTGATGAACTATCTATACCAGTCATTGATTTATCAAATTGGAATGACACAAAGGTGGACAACATGATATGCAATGCAGCAGAGAAATGGGGTTTTTTCCAGATTGTTAATCATGGAATTCCAATGCAAGTATTTGAGAATGTTAAAGATGCTACTCATAAGTTTTTTGCTTTGCCTGCTCAAGAAAAGAGCAAGTATTCAAAAGACTATTCTTGTACAAATAATGTTCGTTTTGGGACGAGCTTTACTCCTCAAGCTGAAAAGGCTTTAGAGTGGAAAGATTACCTTAGCCTCTTCTATGTTTCTGATGAAGAAGCATCTGCACTTTGGCCTCCTGCTTGCAG GGATGAAGCACTTCAATTCATGAAAAAGACTGAGCTTGTGATCAAAAGACTGATGAAATCACTAATGAAAGGTCTAAATGTGAAGGAAGTTGATGAAGATAGGGAATCACTTCTAATGGGTTCCAAAAGGATCAACCTTAACTACTATCCTAAATGTCCAAACCCTGAACTTACTGTGGGGGTAGGACGTCACTCTGATGTCTCAACATTAACCATCTTGCTTCAAGACAGTATCGGAGGACTCTACGTGAAAAAACTAGGCAGTGACACTTGGCTTCCTGTCCCACCAGTCGATGGAGCGCTTGTGATTAACATTGGCGATGCACTTCAAATTCTAAGCAATGATCGATACAAGAGTATCGAGCATCGTGTTATTGCTAATGGAGACAACAATAGAGTTTCAGTGCCAATATTTGTGAACCCTAAGCCTAATGATGTTATTGGTCCCTTACAAGAAGTATTAGAAAGTGGTGAGAAGCCAGTGTATAAGCAAGTTCTTTACTCAGACTATGTCAAGCATTTCTTCAGAAAAGCTCATGATGGGAAGGACACAGTTGATTTTGCAAAGATATGA